The proteins below come from a single Passer domesticus isolate bPasDom1 unplaced genomic scaffold, bPasDom1.hap1 HAP1_SCAFFOLD_71, whole genome shotgun sequence genomic window:
- the LOC135293111 gene encoding serine/threonine-protein kinase PAK 3-like, with product MVKMENPMMKYTNLEYIGSGTFGDVCKALDTATGGEVAIKKINLQELIRREVTFKELMVMKINEYLNIVNYLKSYLLGDELWRVMEYMDGGALSGHQ from the exons ATGGTGAAGATGGAAAATCCCATGATGAAATACACTAATCTGGAATATATTGGCAGCGG GACTTTTGGAGATGTTTGTAAAGCACTCGACACTGCCACAGGAGGAGAG GTGgccataaagaaaataaatcttcaaGAACTGATCAGAAGGGAAGTAACCTTTAAGGAACTCATGGTCATGAAAATTAATGAGTACCTAAACATTGTGAATTATTTAAAGAG ctacCTTCTGGGTGATGAACTCTGGCGGGTTATGGAGTACATGGATGGAGGTGCCCTGAGCGGTCATCAATGA